CCGCATGCCCGGCAGCTCGTCGGCGTGCAAGGACGCCTGGATATAGGCCTTGCACGGCCCGCTGCCGAAACGGAATACGCTCAACCGGCGTTCGGTGCCCGGGCAACCCCAGGGCAGGACATGCTCGATCCGTTGCATGCTCGCCTCCTCAGGCCTTGCGCGGCGCCATGTAGCCCAGCCAGCGGCGCTCGGCCAACTTGAACAGGCGCACCAGGACAAAGGTCAGGCACAGGTACAACAGGCCAGCGGTGATGAAGGCCTCGAACGGCAGGTAGTGCTGGGAGCTGACGGTGCGCGCCGCACCGGTGATGTCGATCAGGGTGACGATCGACGCCAGGCTGGTGGTGTGCAGCATCATGATCACTTCGTTGCTGTACTGCGGCAGGGCCCGGCGCAGCGCCGAGGGCAGCAGGATGCGGCGGTACAGCTTGGCCCGCGACATGCCCATGGCCTTGGCCGCCTCGATCTCGCCATGGGGCGTGGCGCGCAAGCTGCCGGCGAGGATCTCGGCGCTGTAGGCGCTGGTGTTGATGGCGAACGCCAGGCAGGCACAGAAGGTCGCGTCCGACAGGTACGGCCAGAGCATGCTGTCGCGCACCCCCTCGAACTGGGCCAGGCCGTAGTAGATCAGGAACAGCTGCACCAGCATCGGCGTGCCGCGAATCACGTAGGTGTAGAGCCAGGCCGGGAAGTTCACCAGCTGCGACTTGGACACCCGCATCAGGCCCAGTGGCACGGCCATCGCCAGGCCCAGGGCCAGGGAGATCAGCAGCAGCTTGATGGTCACCAGCACACCGTCAAGGTACAGCGGCAGGTTCGACCAGATAACGTTGTAATCGAAGATCATGCGCTCGCTCCCTTACTCACAGATCCGCGGCTTTGACGCCGACCGAGTAGCGTTTTTCCAGGTAGCGCAGCGCCAGCAGCGACACGCTGGTCAGCACCAGGTAGAGGGCCGCGACCGCGAGGTAGAAGGTAAAGGGCTCGCGCGTGGCATCGGCCGCGCTTTTCGCCTTGAACATCATGTCCTGCAGGCCGACCACCGAGATCAGCGCGGTGGCTTTCGTCAGCACCAGCCAGTTGTTGGTGAAGCCCGGGATGGCGAAGCGGATCATCTGCGGCACCAGGATGCGGAAGAACACCTGCACCCCGCTCATGCCGTAGGCTGCGCCCGCCTCGCCCTGGCCCTTGGGGATCGCCATGAAGGCGCCGCGGAAGGTCTCGGACAGGTAGGCGCCGAAGATGAAGCCCATGGTGAACACGCCGGCGATGAACGGGTTGATGTCGATGTACTCGTCATGGCCGAGCATCGGCGCCACGCGGTTCACCAGGTCCTGGCCGCCGTAGAAGATCAGCAGGATCAGCACCAGGTCGGGAATGCCGCGAATCACCGTGGCGTAGGCTTCGCCCAGCATCGCCAGCCACCTGATCGGCGACAGGCGAAAGGCCGCGCCGATCAGGCCGAGGAAGACCGCCACCGCCACGGAGGACAGGGCCAGCTGCAGGGTGAGCCAGGCGCCGTCGAGAATGGTCGAGCCGTAGCCGTTGAGCATGCGCTAGTTACCTCATGCGGGCGCCGCAGGGCGCCATGGAGCACAACGAAAAAGTGGCGCAAATTCACCCTAGGTCAATGTGCGCCACTTTCGGTGGATTGCGATTACTCGCCGTAGACGTTGAAGTCGAAGTACTTGTCCTGGACTTCCTGGTACTTGCCGTTGGCGCGGATCGCCGCGATGGCCGCGGTGATCTTGTCGGCCAGCGCGGTGTCGCCCTTGCGCACGGCGATACCGGCACCCTGTCCGAAGTACTTGTGCTCGGTGAAATCAGGGCCGACCAGGGCGAAGCCCTTGCCGGCATCGGTCTTGAGGAAGCCGTCGTCGATGTTCACCGCATCGGCCAGGGTGGCGTCCAGTCGCCCCGCGGTCATGTCGAGGAAGATCTCGTTCTGCGAGCTGTAACGCACCACTTCGATACCCGCCGGAGCGAAATTGTCGGTGGCGTAGCGATCGTAGATCGAGGCGCGCTGCACGCCGACCTTCTTGCCCTTGAGGTCGACCAGCGGATCCTTGATCTCGGTATCTGCCTTCATCGCCAGCTTGGCCGGGGTGTGGTAGTACTTCTTGGAGAAGTCCACCGACTTCAGGCGGTCTTCGGTAATGCTCATGGACGACAGCACCGCGTCGAACTTGCGTACCTTTAGCGCCGGAATCAGGCCGTCGAACTCCTGCTCGATCCACTTGCACTCGACCTTCATCTCTTCGCACAGGGCCTGGCCGATGTCGTAGTCGAAGCCGGTGATGTTGCCCTCCGGAGTCTTGTAGGCGAACGGCGGGTAAGCCGCTTCGATGCCGATACGCAGCGGCTTGGCGTCTTCGGCCATGGCCAGCGGGGACAGCATGGAGAGCGCCAGGGCGCCGAGAAGTGCAATCTTCTTCATCTTGTGACTCCTTCGAGTGGAATGGGCTTCGCTTGGCAGCCTGCCGGTGCGTGCGCATGCATCCAGCCATGCACGAATTGCCGGGAACGTCGCCGTCTTTGCCGCCTTAGACGCGGGCAAAAAGCGCCCCGACTGGGTGAGCGGCATTCTAGCGAGAGGCCCGAAGTCGAAATTTCCTCAATGCGACAAGTAATTACAAAAGGCCAGGAAGGACGGGTAAGACGCATTGACAGCCTCCAGCAAACATGCAGAGACCAGAAGAAGGGATAACCGGTAACTAAAGCAATAAGCGCGCCCATTTAGCCTCAAGCCAATGGATATCGACCTTCCAAGGCTTTCGGGCACGTACTTGCGGGCGCCGGGCGGTGAAATTGCGAGTCGAATGTTTCCGTTCGCCCCAGCGCCACCGGCAAAAACGTTACCTGGAACCGCGCTGCGTACGGGACCACCAGACGGGCTCGACGACCCGAGGACGGTTGCTCATGAGCACGGCGCCGTTGGGCCCGCCCAAAGCACAACGCCCGCCACGGCTTGTGGCCGGGGCGGGGCGCTGTCGGCAGGCGCCGGTCAGGCGGCCTGCATGCCGCGATGAGTGTCGATGAGGTGCTGCACCACGCCGGGATCGGCCAGCGTGGAGATATCGCCGAGTGCATCGTATTCGCCGGTGGCGATCTTGCGCAGGATCCGGCGCATGATCTTGCCCGAGCGGGTCTTGGGCAAGCCCGGGGCCCACTGGATCACATCCGGCGAGGCAATCGGACCGATTTCCTTGCGTACCCAGTTCTTTAGCTCCAGACGCAGCTGTTCGCTGGGCTCTTCCCCCTGATTCAGGGTGACATAGACGTAGATGCCCTGCCCCTTGATGTCGTGGGGCACACCGACCACGGCGGCCTCGGCGACCTTGGCGTGCGCGACCAGGGCGCTCTCGATTTCGGCGGTGCCCATGCGGTGGCCGGAGACGTTCAGCACGTCATCCACGCGACCGGTGATCCAGTAGTAGCCGTCTTCGTCGCGGCGGGCGCCGTCGCCGGTGAAGTACATGCCCTTGAAGGTCTTGAAGTAGGTGTCGACGAAGCGCCCGTGATCGCCATACAGGGTGCGCGCCTGGCCCGGCCAGGAATCGACGATCACCAGGTTGCCCTCGGCGGCGCCCTCGATCAGCTGGCCTTCGTTGTCCACCAGCGCCGGTCGCACGCCGAAGAACGGCAGGGTCGCCGAACCCGGCTTGAGCGCGGTGGCGCCCGGCAGCGGGCTGATCAGGATGCCGCCGGTCTCGGTCTGCCACCAGGTGTCGACGATCGGGCAACGCTCCTGACCGATGGTGCTGTGGTACCAGCTCCAGGCCTCCGGGTTGATCGGCTCGCCCACCGAGCCGAGCAGGCGCAGGCTGGAACCGTCGGCGCCCTGCACCGCCGCATCGCCCTGGGCCATCATGGCGCGGATGGCGGTTGGCGCGGTGTAGAGAATATTGACCTGGTGCTTGTCGATGATCTTCGACAGACGGGTGATGTCCGGATAGTTCGGCACGCCCTCAAACAGCAAGGTGGTGGCGCCGTTGGCCAGCGGACCGTAGACGATGTAGCTGTGGCCGGTGACCCAGCCGACGTCGGCGGTGCACCAGTAGATGTCGCCGGGCCGGTAGTCGAACACCCGCTCATGGGTCAGCGCGACGTACAGCAGGTAGCCGCCGGTGGTGTGCTGCACGCCCTTGGGCTTGCCGGTGGAGCCCGAAGTATAGAGGATGAACAGCGGGTCCTCGGCGCCCATCTCCGCCGCCGGACAGTCGCTGCCGGCCGCCTTGACCAGCTCCTCGTACCAGAGGTCGCGGGACGCGTCCCAGGCGATATCGCCGCCTGTGCGCTGGCACACGATGACCTTCTCCACGCTGGCAGTTTGCGGATTGTTCAGCGCCGCATCGACGTTGGCCTTGAGTGCGGTGCGCTTGCCGCCGCGCACGCCTTCGTCGGCAGTGATCACCACCTTGGAACGGCAATCGATGATGCGCCCGGCCAGGGCCTCCGGGGAAAAGCCGCCGAAAACCACCGAGTGGATCGCGCCGATGCGGGTGCAGGCCAGCATCGCCACCACCGCCTCGGGGATCATCGGCATATAGAGGGTCACCACATCGCCACGCTGCACGTCCTGACTGCGCAGAGCGTTGGCAAACCTGCAGACCTGCTCGTGCAGTTCGCGGTAGGTGATGTGCTTGTGCTCGGCCGGGTCGTCGCCTTCCCAGATGATCGCCACCTGCTCGCCACGCTCGGCCAGGTGGCGATCCAGGCAATTGTGGGCCACGTTCAGGGTGCCATCGGCGAACCACTTGATATCGACATGCTGATCGTCGAAGGACGTCTGCTTGACCTGAGTGAAGGGCTTGATCCAATCGAGCCTCTGGGCCTGTTCACGCCAGAAGCCATCGGGATTGCTCACCGATTCCTGGTACATGGCTTGGTAGGTGGCTTCGTCGGTCAACGAACGGGCAGCCACCTCTGGGCGCACGGGATACAGGGACGCAGCACTCATCGATTACACCTCGGTGGGGTAGTTGTTGTTCTTCAAGTAGGGGCTTTTTAGCGCGAGGAGCCGATTACGGACCATTCGACCATGGTATGACCGCCCTGCAGCAGGGCGCCGCGGGCGGACAAAAAAAAGGCGACCCAACGAGGGGCCGCCTGGAAACTAACTCCAAAGGGAATGGAGATATGCTTGCATCCAAATCACGCAGGGTTCGGATGGACTCAGTCTCCACTACGGGCGCCCGGGTGGACTATTGCACCAAGGTCTAACAGGACTCGCTCGCCCGGCCATCGAGGCTGTCGGCGGACGCCCGGCCGATGCCGGCGACCACCAGACAGGCCACCGCAGTGGCCAACAACCAGAACCCGCCGAAGATCCCCATCACCTCCCCGTAGGACATGCCGTGATTCCAGGGCCGGGCCACGCCGAGAAAGGCGGCGAATAGCCAGGCGCTCATGGACAACGCCCCCAACAGGGCCAGGCGAATCCGCGCCGCACCCGGCAGGGCAACCAAAGGCGCCTGATGCAGCAGGGGAAAACCGGTCCGGTGCAGCAGCACCCCGTTCAGGGTCAACAGCACGACGACGCTGCCCTTGGCCCAGAGTTTCTGATTGAGCAGGTATTCGAGGCCTTCGCTGAGGTATCCCTGGGTCACCAGCGCCAGGCCAGTCAGCCACAGGGCCAGCAGCGCCAGGCTGACCAGCTGCATGACTTCCGCCAACTGGTCCCGCTTGACCGCATCCAGCTCGGCCTTGCGCCAGCGCCAGAGCTTGTGATCGGTCTGCAGGAGGGTGCCCAGGGCGATGCAGGTAGCCAGCAGATGGCTGTAGACGAGAAGCGTTTTGAGCATGGATTCACCTTCTTATTATCGGGCTGCATTCCATGCGGCCAAAAAATTGAAGGCGAATGCTACGGCTTCTCATTTAGATCAACAACTTATCCTCAGCGCCCGCCCTACTCCTTGCCGAGACCGTGTTGACGCAGCTTGTTGGCGATGGTGGTGTGCGACACGCCGAGTCGCTTGCCCAGTTGCCGGCTGCTCGGATGGTCCTGATACAGGCGCTCCAGCACGGCCCTCTCGAAACGCCCGAGGATGGCGTCCAGGCCGCCCTCCAGGGAGAAATCGCCGAGGGGCTGCGGCGCACCGTAGTCGGGCAGGCGGATATGCTCGGCCTTGACCGTGCCGCCCTCGCACAGCGACACGGCCTGGAACAGCACGTTCTCCAGCTGGCGCACGTTGCCCGGCCAGTGGTAGTGGGCGAGCTTGTCCAGCACCGGGGGCGCCAGCCTGGGCAACGGGCAACCGATCTGCCGGCTGGCCTGGTCGAGGAAGTGCTCGACCAGCGGCGCCAGGCCGTCCAGGCATTCGCGCAGCGGCGGAATGTGCAGGCTGAGCACGTTGAGGCGATGGTAGAGGTCCTGGCGGAACTCGCCCCGGGCGCACAGCTCGGACAGGTCGACCTGGGTGGCGCAGACCACGCGCACGTCCAGGTACACCTCCTCGTCGCTGCCAACCCGGCGGAAACAGCCATCCTGCAGAAAGCGCAGCAGCTTGGCCTGCAGGCGCGGACTCATCTCGCCGACGCCATCGAGAAACAGGGTGCCGCCCGCGGTCAGCTCGAGCAGCCCCAGCTTGCCCTCCGGCCGTGCGCCCTCGAAGGCACCGGGGCCGTAGCCGAACAGTTCGGTCTCTGCCATGGACTCCGGCAGCCCGGCGCAGTTGAGCGCCATGAACGGCGACTGCCCGCGCGGGCTGGCCAGGTGGCAGGCGCGGGCCAGCAGCTCCTTGCCGGTGCCGGTCTCGCCCTCGATCAACAAGGGTGCGTCCAGCGGCGCCATGCGCCGTGCCTCGCGGACCACCGCGGCCATCACCTTGGAGCTCTGGAAGATGCTGTCGAATCCGCGCAGCTCCTGCTTGCGCACATGGTAGATGCGCTCGCCGATGCGGTCGGCGCGGTGCAGGGTCAGGACCGCCCCTGCCAGGGCATCGCTCTCGTCGTGCTCGGTCTGCAGCGGCGCGATGTCGGCGAGGAACACGTCGCCCTTGACCTTGACCCGCAGGCCGTTGATCCGCGACTTGTTGGCCCGCACCAGCTCGGGCAGGTCGAAATCCTCGGCGTAGCGCGACAGCGGGATGCCCGGCACCTCGTCCACCCTTACGCCGAGCAGCTGGGCGGCGGCGCGGTTGGCGGCGACGATGGAGCCGCCCATGTCGATCGACAGCACCGGGAAGTCCAGGGCGCCGAGCAGCGCATTGAGCTCCAGGTGACGGCGCTCACTGGGCATCAGACCCACACGCTTGACGCCGAACACCCCGGAAATCGCCTCGAACTTGGGGCGCAACGACTGAAACTGCAGGTTGATCAGGTTCGGGCAGTGCAGGTAGATGGCATTGCCCTGCTCGCCCCCGACCTCACCGCGGGCCACGTTGATGCCGTATTCGACCAGCAGGTTGAGGATGTCGCGCAGAATGCCGATGCGATTCTGGCAGTGGACTTTGATGCGCATAGCGGGCCCCGATGGCGATGAGTGAGCGGCTGCGGGCCTTAGAATCGCGCGCTTAGCCTTAATGCTTGTCAAGAATATGTGACAGATCACCCCGACAGCAAGAAGACGCCGAGCCACACCGCCAGACGCGTAATCTATTCTTTACGAAATGGGCACCCCAGCGCGCCCCGCGCACGCGCAGGGACGGCTGCGAAATTGCACATCCTGGGATATTCATAGTCCAACACAACAACAAGGCCCCCTCAGGAGGCAGCGATGAAATCCACGCAGTACGTGGCCCGCGAACCGGACGAAAGCGGCTTCATCCGCTACGGCGACGCCGAACATCAGGTGTGGAACACCCTGATCACCCGGCAGCTCAAGGTGGTCGAAGGACGGGCCTGCCAGGAGTACCTGGACGGCATCGATCAACTCGGCCTGCCGCTCGAGCGCATCCCCCAGCTCGGCGAGATCAACCAGGTGCTGCAGTCCGCCACTGGCTGGCGCGTCGCCCGCGTGCCGGCCCTGATCCCCTTCCAGACCTTCTTCGAACTGCTGGCCAGCCAGCAATTCCCGGTAGCCACCTTCATCCGCACCCCGGAGGAACTGGACTACCTGCAGGAACCGGACATCTTCCACGAGATCTTCGGCCACTGCCCGCTGCTGACCAATCCCTGGTTCGCCGAGTTCACCCACACCTACGGCAAACTCGGCCTCAAGGCCAGCAAGGAAGAGCGGGTCTACCTCGCCCGCCTGTACTGGATGACCATCGAGTTCGGCCTGGTCGACACCAGCCAGGGCCGCAAGATCTACGGCGGCGGCATCCTCTCCTCGCCGAAGGAGACCGTCTATTGCCTGTCCGATGAGCCCGAGCACCAACCCTTCAGTGCCCTCGAGGCGATGCGCACGCCCTATCGCATCGACATCCTGCAGCCGCTGTATTTCGTGCTGCCGGAGCTCAAGCACCTGTTCGACCTGGCCCATGAAGACATCATGGCCCTGGTCCACCGTGCCATGCAGCTGGGCCTGCACGCACCCAAGTTCCCGCCGAAAGCGGCCTAGGGTGGACAACGCCGCCTGCGGCGGCCTATCCACCCCGAGTCTTTCCACGGTGGACAAGGGCTGCGGCCGTTGTCCACCCTAAGAACCCCCTTATTAAGGAGAACCCCCATGAGCCTTGCCCAAGCCCACTGCGAAGCCTGCCGTGCCGGCGCCCCGCTGGTATCCGACGAGGAGCTGGCCGAGCTGATCAAGCAGATCCCCGACTGGAACATCGAGACCCGCGGCGATCACATGGAGCTGGAGAAGGTCTTCGCCTTCAAGAACTTCCGCCACGCCCTGGCCTTTACCAACGCCGTCGGTGCGCTCGCCGAGGAAGAGGGTCACCACCCGGCCCTGCTCACCGAGTGGGGCAAGGTCACCGTGACCTGGTGGAGTCACGAGGCCAATGGCCTGCACCGCAACGACTTCATCATGGCCGCGCGCACCGACGAGGTGGCAAAGAGCGCGGAGGGCCGCAAGTGAGCCACTTCGGCCAGATCGCCCGGGTGCCCGGCGACCCCATTCTCGGCCTGATGGAAGCCTTCCGCGCCGATCCCCATCCAGCCAAGCTGGACCTGGGCGTGGGCGTCTACAAGGATGCCCAGGGCCAGACGCCCATCCCCCAGGCGGTGAAACTGGCCGAGCAGCGCCTGGTCGAGCGCGAAACGACCAAGAGCTATATCGGTGGTCACGGCGATGCGCTGTTCACCGCCCACCTGGCCAAGCTGGTGCTAGGTGCCGACTCCGCGCTGCTGACAGACGGCCGCGCCGCCGCCAGCCAGACACCCGGCGGCACCGGCGCCTTGCGCCTGGCGGCGGACTTCATCGGGCACTGCCTGGCGGGTCGCGGCATCTGGCTAAGCGACCCGACCTGGCCGATCCACGAAACCCTGTTCGCCGAGGCTGGCCTGCGTGTCGGCCACTACCCCTATGTCGGAGCGGACAACCGCCTGGATGTGGAGGCGATGCTCGAGGCCCTCGCTCGCCTGCCCCAGGGCGACGTGGTGCTGCTGCATGCCTGCTGCCACAACCCCACCGGCTTCGACCTCGGCCAGGACGACTGGCGCCGGGTGCTGGAGGTGGTCAAGGCGCGCGAACTACTGCCCCTGATCGACTTCGCCTACCAGGGCTTCGGCGCTGGCCTGGAGCAGGACGCCTGGGCCGTGCGGCTGTTCGCCGAGGCACTGCCGGAGGTGCTGATCACCAGTTCCTGCTCGAAGAACTTCGGCCTCTACCGCGAGCGCACCGGCGCCCTGCTGGTCTGCACGGCTGACACCGAGAAGCTTGTGGATGTGCGCAGCCAGCTGGCCGCCATCGCCCGCAACCTGTGGTCGACGCCACCGGCCCACGGCGCCGCCGTGGTCGCCGGCATCCTCGACGATGCCGAGCTGAAAGCGCTGTGGCTGCAGGAGCTCGACGCCATGCGCCAGCGCGTCGCCCGCCTGCGCCAGGGCCTGGTCGAGGCCCTGGCGCCCCATGGCCTAGCCGGGCGGTTCGCCCATGTCGCCGAGCAGCGCGGCATGTTCTCCTACACCGGTCTGACGCCCGCACAGGTTCAGCGCCTGCGCGATGAGTTCAGCGTCTACATGGTCGGCTCGGGGCGCGCCAACGTCGCCGGGCTGGACGCCAGCCGACTGGACCAATTGGCCGCGGCCATCGCGCGGGTCTGCGCCTGACAGCCGCGACGACAAGCCGGCCGCGCGCCGGCTTTTCGCCGCCCGAGCTGGCCACTGGACTATAGTTCGGGCACTGCCCTCGCCGAAGCGGACGCCCCTTGATCCAGCCAGCCAACCTGCTGTTTCGCGCCTACCTGCGCACCATCCATAGCCTGGCGTTCTACCCGACGTTGATTTCCCTGGGTTTTCTGCTGGTGTGCCTGCTGAATATCGCCGTCGAGTACCAACCCTGGCTGATGAGCCTCAAGGCCCACCTGGACATCGGCCTGGTGCGCAATGCCGATAACGCGCGGCTGATTCTCGGCACCCTGGTGGCCGGCGTCATGTCGCTGATGGTGTTCAGCTTCTCCATGGTCATGGTGGTGCTCAACAACGCCTCCGCGGCCCTTTCGCCGCGGGTGGTGCCGGGCCTGATCAGCAGCAAGGGGCACCAGAAGACCCTGGGTTTCTACCTCGGCACAATCCTCTACGCCCTGCTGCTGATCACCACCATCGAGCAGAACAACAGCAACCAGGTGCCCAGCCTCGGCGTGCTGGTCACCCTTGGGCTGGGCATCGCCTGCCTGGGTTTGTTCGTCGACTTCATTCGCTCGATCTCCCTGTCGATCCAGGTCGAACACATCCTCAACAACCTCTTCGCCACGACCCTGGACAAGCTCGACGGCAACGCCAAGAAACTGCTCGAATGCCAGGACTCGCCGTCCTGGCCGGCCGACGACAGCTGGTCGTCGGTCAACGCCCAGCGCAGCGGTTACTTCAAGGAACTCAACGTCGCCACCCTCAACGAACTGCTGGAGGCCAACGACCTGCGCATGGCCGTGCTGGTGCACCGCGGCTTCTTCGTCATGGCCGGGCACCCGCTGTTCAAGCTGGACCGCGACGTCGACGAACAACTTTGCGAGCAACTGCGTGACTGTTTCCATTTCTTCGTCGAGCAGTACGCCAGCTCCCACTACGTGTTCGGCTGCAAGCACATCTCCGAGATTGCGGTGAAGGCCCTGAGCCCTGGGATCAACGACCCGGGCACGGCGATCACCGCCATCGACATGCTCACGGTGCTGTTCAGCAAGCGCATGGCCCTGCCCGACCTGGACGTCTCGCCGCGGCCCGACGGTCCGCCGCGGCTGTTTTTCTTCGAGCTGCCCCTGGACCAGCTGTTGCAGCTGCTGTTCGGTCCGCTGCGCACCTATGGCTGCGAAGACCCCCAAGTGCTGACCCATCTGCTGCAGGCCTTCAAAAACCTGCTCTACCAGGGGCCCCGCGCCCACCACCAAACGGATCTGATCCGCCACGCCCGTAGCGTCGTCGAGACCGCCGATTCCCACATCCTCAACCGCCGCGATCGCGAAGAAATCAATGCCATGATCGAGCGTTTCAACCGGGCGGCGAAGGCTGCGCCGCCGGCTCTGCGCCCGCTCAAGATCGATCAAGACTGATGCAAGAGCGCACCACATTGGTGCGATGAGTGATGGAAAATAAAATCAGCATCCGTTTATCTTTTATTTTTCCTATATATAACAAACACTTAAATAACAACCTTAGGGATCATTGGCCCGCTTCGTGCTTGCCATCGAGAGCATAGTTCCCTAGGGTAGCTCGCCATGTGGTCTCAAATTGCCCCTATCAGTTCACTGCTGAGCGGGGTCGCGTTACTCCTGCTCGGCAATGGCCTGCTCAATACCCTCCTGACGCTACGTGGTGTCGCCGAAGGCTACTCCACCTCGATGCTCGGACTGATCATGTCCGGGTACTTCGTCGGCTTTCTCCTCGGCACCTGGCTGGCGATCCCGCTGGTGCGTCGCGTTGGGCACATCCGTGCGTTCGCCTTTTGCGCGGCGCTGGCCGCCATCACCGCCCTGCTCCACGTGTTGCTGGTCGACCCCTGGGTCTGGCTGGCGTTGCGGGTGCTCTATGGCGTGGCCCTGGTCAGCCTGTACATGGTCATCGAGAGCTGGCTGAACGCCCAGGCGCCAAGCGACAAGCGCGGCCAGGTGTTCGCCATCTACATGGCGGTCAACCTCGGCGCCCTGGCGGCCGCCCAGCAACTGCTCGGACTGGCCGAACCCAGTGACTTCTTGCTGTTCGCCCTGGCGGCGATGCTGATCAGCGCGGCGCTGATGCCCATCACCCTGACCCGCCAGGGCCAGCCCAGCGTGCCGGACAGCCTGCACACCAACCTGCGCCAACTGCTCGGCATCGCCCCGCTGTCGATCGCCGCCGCCGGACTGTCCGGCCTGGCCCTCGGCGGCTTCTGGGGCATGGCGCCGGTGTACGCCAGCCTGAGCGGCTTCGACGCCACCGGCGT
The genomic region above belongs to Pseudomonas benzenivorans and contains:
- a CDS encoding DUF2254 domain-containing protein; translation: MIQPANLLFRAYLRTIHSLAFYPTLISLGFLLVCLLNIAVEYQPWLMSLKAHLDIGLVRNADNARLILGTLVAGVMSLMVFSFSMVMVVLNNASAALSPRVVPGLISSKGHQKTLGFYLGTILYALLLITTIEQNNSNQVPSLGVLVTLGLGIACLGLFVDFIRSISLSIQVEHILNNLFATTLDKLDGNAKKLLECQDSPSWPADDSWSSVNAQRSGYFKELNVATLNELLEANDLRMAVLVHRGFFVMAGHPLFKLDRDVDEQLCEQLRDCFHFFVEQYASSHYVFGCKHISEIAVKALSPGINDPGTAITAIDMLTVLFSKRMALPDLDVSPRPDGPPRLFFFELPLDQLLQLLFGPLRTYGCEDPQVLTHLLQAFKNLLYQGPRAHHQTDLIRHARSVVETADSHILNRRDREEINAMIERFNRAAKAAPPALRPLKIDQD
- a CDS encoding MFS transporter, with translation MWSQIAPISSLLSGVALLLLGNGLLNTLLTLRGVAEGYSTSMLGLIMSGYFVGFLLGTWLAIPLVRRVGHIRAFAFCAALAAITALLHVLLVDPWVWLALRVLYGVALVSLYMVIESWLNAQAPSDKRGQVFAIYMAVNLGALAAAQQLLGLAEPSDFLLFALAAMLISAALMPITLTRQGQPSVPDSLHTNLRQLLGIAPLSIAAAGLSGLALGGFWGMAPVYASLSGFDATGVGLLMSSAILGGALLQWPIGRYSDNHDRRLVLLWVVILAVLVSVLMSLLPAGRPLLGLIFLFGGLSFAIYPVAVAQLIDQLHGDEILAGSSSLLMVNGIGAVCGPLLAGALMEQFGAQALPLFFAAVLGLLAAYTVYRLRHVSDLVSGEHAHFVPMLRTSHTVLELMPDAPAPEVERRAEEAVTESP